The genomic region ATCGGGATCCAGCATGGAAGAAGGATATTCTTCAATAGGTCGCAGAATATCCTTCAATGGTCATCGGTCAACTCCCGTCTTTGTCGCGGACCAGGATGACGATGGCCCTGCCCGGCACTCGATAATGCAACGACTGCAAGGGGCTTTCGTTGCCGGGTTCGAGAAAGTCGAACGGGCTTTCGAGGCTGGTATCGACCACTCGCCGCCACGCGTTCGTTGCGCCCTCCTGTATCTGAAAAGTCAGTTCCTCCCAATAGGCGTTGATCATCACGTAGATGTCGATGTCCTGTTGCGATCCGCCGTGCAGGGCAAAGGCAAGGCTGCGGAAATCGTCTGCAAGGTCGGTATCGTGGCCCACCCCGTACCAACGGACATCCTCGCGCCAGAACCGGC from Deltaproteobacteria bacterium harbors:
- a CDS encoding glycogen-debranching protein; the encoded protein is GWIDWGRLRANPDMFRFFKRMIAFRKAHPSLARSRFWREDVRWYGVGHDTDLADDFRSLAFALHGGSQQDIDIYVMINAYWEELTFQIQEGATNAWRRVVDTSLESPFDFLEPGNESPLQSLHYRVPGRAIVILVRDKDGS